One Drosophila kikkawai strain 14028-0561.14 chromosome 3L, DkikHiC1v2, whole genome shotgun sequence genomic window carries:
- the LOC108074968 gene encoding uncharacterized protein, producing MENEMNSTPPTLANVGLHRVTETRNRRFKEPKKLVACSTDDELFVKRPHFTKKNLSEDQEMEEEGGENWVTNDLEGPNSTLIAQRLMNFLMMASSHRWIWHEFGDSFMNAPILRGAYDLGSFSREYYPELKTSFLPRRGWQLLRRSLGKARRYSPSFIELELKEYGPSVPQAQQSKERYEYSSKLLESIVLVKRLLAKKKKALLEIASKNEEFESGNDSKSCKSSKGSKNSGGSKTTLQLCFATLYRVNADIMAPMTVLHEHLAQFRKEQEEMEAMERSALEIYAKCCHRAEMDLQLAERHKSLVLTSPATRDLVQALQTILYITGELGGPNSAELLVIQDNLISHLQDSLPPALSAQLKKTMKELEPYRQRMNELFKIVPKESPIEEMQWDIQ from the exons atggaaaatgaaatgaattcaACACCTCCTACCTTGGCAAACGTTGGCTTGCACAGGGTGACTGAGACCCGTAACCGCCGTTTCAAGGAACCTAAGAAGCTGGTGGCATGTTCCACAGATGACGAGTTGTTCGTAAAGCGTCCACATTTCACAAAGAAAAACCTTTCCGAAGACCAGGAAATGGAGGAGGAAGGCGGTGAGAATTGGGTGACCAATGACCTGGAAGGACCCAACTCTACACTCATTGCCCAGAG GCTGATGAACTTCCTTATGATGGCCTCATCACACCGCTGGATCTGGCACGAGTTCGGGGACTCCTTTATGAATGCTCCCATCCTGCGTGGAGCCTACGACCTGGGCAGCTTCTCGCGCGAGTACTATCCGGAGTTGAAGACTAGCTTCTTGCCGCGCCGCGGATGGCAGCTGCTCCGCCGAAGTTTGGGCAAGGCTCGCCGTTATTCGCCGTCCTTCATTGAACTAGAGCTCAAGGAGTATGGCCCCAGTGTGCCACAGGCGCAGCAGTCCAAGGAGCGGTATGAATACAGCAGCAAGCTTCTAGAGTCCATAGTGTTGGTGAAGAGACTGTTagccaagaagaagaaggctCTACTGGAGATTGCCTCCAAAAACGAGGAGTTTGAGAGCGGCAACGACTCCAAGAGCTGTAAAAGTTCCAAGGGCTCCAAGAACTCTGGCGGCTCCAAGACAACGTTGCAACTCTGCTTTGCTACTCTGTATCGTGTGAATGCCGACATCATGGCACCCATGACTGTCCTTCACGAGCACTTGGCTCAATTCCgcaaggagcaggaggaaATGGAGGCTATGGAACGCAGCGCCCTCGAGATCTACGCCAAGTGTTGCCACCGGGCCGAGATGGATCTCCAGTTGGCCGAGAGGCATAAATCTCTAGTGCTAACTTCGCCTGCCACCAGAGATTTGGTTCAGGCTCTTCAAACCATCCTGTATATCACTGGGGAGTTGGGAGGACCGAACAGCGCCGAATTGCTGGTCATCCAGGACAACCTGATCTCGCACTTGCAGGACAGTCTCCCTCCGGCACTGAGTGCCCAGCTTAAGAAGACGATGAAGGAACTGGAACCTTACCGCCAGCGCATGAATGAATTATTCAAGATCGTCCCGAAGGAGAGTCCCATAGAGGAAATGCAGTGGGATATCCAGTAG
- the LOC108075127 gene encoding uncharacterized protein encodes MENEMNSTPPTLANVGLHRVTETRNRRFKEPKKLVACSTDDELFVKRPHFTKKNLSEDQEMEEEGGENWVTNDLEGPNSTLIAQRLMNFLMMASSHRWIWHEFGDSFVNAPILRGAYDLGSFSREYYPELKTSFLPRRGWQLLRRSLGKARRYSPSFIELELKEYGPSVPQAQQSKERYDYSSKLLESIVLVKRLLAKKKKALLEIASKNEEFENGNDSKSCKSSKGSKNSGGSKTTLQLCFATLYRVNADIMAPMTVLHEHLAQFRKEQEEMEAMERSALEIYAKCCHKAEMDLQLAERHKSLVLTSPATRDLVQALQTILYITGELGGPNSAELLVIQDNLISHLQDSLPPALSAQLKKTMKELEPYRQRMNELFKIVPKESPIEEMQWDIQ; translated from the exons atggaaaatgaaatgaattcaACACCTCCTACCTTGGCAAACGTTGGCTTGCACAGAGTGACGGAGACCCGTAACCGCCGTTTCAAGGAACCCAAGAAGCTGGTGGCATGTTCCACAGATGACGAGTTGTTCGTAAAGCGTCCACATTTCACAAAGAAAAACCTTTCCGAAGACCAGGAAATGGAGGAGGAAGGCGGTGAGAATTGGGTGACCAATGACCTGGAAGGACCCAACTCCACACTCATTGCCCAGAG GCTGATGAACTTCCTTATGATGGCCTCATCGCACCGCTGGATCTGGCACGAGTTCGGGGACTCCTTTGTGAATGCTCCTATCCTGCGTGGAGCCTACGACCTGGGCAGCTTCTCGCGCGAGTACTATCCGGAGTTGAAGACTAGCTTCTTGCCGCGCCGCGGATGGCAGCTGCTCCGCCGAAGTTTGGGCAAGGCTCGCCGCTATTCGCCGTCCTTTATCGAACTGGAGCTCAAGGAGTATGGCCCCAGTGTGCCACAGGCACAGCAGTCCAAGGAGCGGTATGACTACAGCAGCAAACTTCTAGAGTCCATAGTGTTGGTGAAGAGACTGTTagccaagaagaagaaggctCTGCTTGAGATTGCTTCCAAAAACGAGGAGTTTGAGAACGGCAACGACTCCAAAAGCTGTAAAAGTTCCAAGGGCTCCAAGAACTCGGGCGGCTCCAAGACAACGTTGCAACTCTGCTTTGCTACTCTGTATCGTGTGAATGCCGACATCATGGCACCCATGACTGTCCTTCACGAGCACTTGGCGCAGTTCCgcaaggagcaggaggaaATGGAGGCTATGGAACGCAGCGCCCTCGAGATCTACGCCAAGTGTTGCCACAAGGCCGAGATGGATCTTCAGTTGGCCGAGAGGCATAAATCTCTAGTGCTAACTTCGCCTGCCACCAGAGATTTGGTTCAGGCTCTTCAAACTATCCTGTATATCACTGGGGAGTTGGGAGGACCGAACAGCGCCGAATTGCTGGTCATCCAGGACAACCTGATCTCGCACTTGCAGGACAGTCTCCCTCCGGCACTGAGTGCCCAGCTTAAGAAGACGATGAAGGAACTGGAACCTTACCGCCAGCGCATGAATGAATTATTCAAGATCGTCCCGAAGGAGAGTCCCATAGAGGAAATGCAGTGGGATATCCAGTAG
- the LOC108075190 gene encoding R3H and coiled-coil domain-containing protein 1 isoform X1, with product MGVKKHISETPLSKSNSVDLYRPPALRNSSNNNNNSSSEEAAATNEATNTTSTTTIKKIAAGPATTTASTTPTSKESPNREQQAADTSAAAAAAAAAAATRRERRPDRAVYVPRARRSQTTPPTATTTLTAAAATTTTAAAMAPAPVPAAAAITTSPTTAALPAVESPPVAEMNSSKADEGTNGQQPKSKKSRSHRDRRERGKKSAAEKSTVLVIAGTENDSESNQDNRPAKPVDCDKEIIMSGAQRTKPGSGHNKSASNGKQQTSPSLRIEDVAVARTTNGEEAAKCDNDVRELQRASKEINRSNRRIMKQTFDSDVLEIPEKIETGPKANPLAISSAKPPADSTTEDDDEEDEDDWENMFDESGDCLDPKILQELNESVGKCKIELPKMDYTLFHIKQQLLNEEEFPHVLEVSNFPVEFKTPDLLMLFSQYKGSGFDIKWVDDTHALAVFSSSRIAAEVLTMGHPFVKLKPLAEATLESRLKAKKSGATSLQPYRQRPETCTALARRLVSGALGVKLPTAPQERENERRVLREAKERKLLAAKQRDEVWES from the exons ATGGGCGTTAAGAAGCATATCAGCGAAACACCAT TAAGCAAATCAAACTCAGTGGATTTATACAGACCTCCAGCACTGAGAAACAGtagtaataataacaacaatagcagCAGCGAAGAAGCAGCTGCAACGAATGAAGCAACAAATACAACAAGCACTactacaataaaaaaaatagctgcaggcccagcaacaacaactgcatcTACAACTCCTACCTCGAAAGAATCCCCGAACAG AGAGCAACAGGCGGCGGACAcctctgcagcagcagcagcggcggcagcagcagcagcgactcGTCGTGAACGCCGTCCCGATCGCGCCGTTTATGTGCCAAGGGCACGTCGCAGTCAAACCACACCACCGACCGCAACAACAACGcttacagcagcagcagctacaactacaacagcagcagcaatggcGCCAGCACCAGtaccagcggcagcagcaattACAACATCACCAACGACAGCCGCTCTGCCGGCTGTGGAATCACCGCCAGTCGCAGAAATGAACTCGTCCAAAGCAGACGAAGGTACTAACGGTCAGCAGCCTAAATCGAAGAAATCCAGGTCGCATCGCGATCGCAGGGAACGCGGCAAGAAATCGGCAGCGGAAAAGTCCACTGTGCTTGTAATAGCAGGAACTGAAAACGACTCTGAATCAAACCAAGACAACCGACCGGCCAAGCCAGTGGACTGTGATAAGGAG ATCATCATGAGCGGCGCCCAGCGTACAAAGCCAGGCAGTGGCCATAATAAATCAGCCAGCAATGGCAAACAACAGACATCCCCGTCATTGCGCATTGAGGATGTGGCCGTGGCCAGGACCACCAATGGCGAGGAAGCGGCCAAATGTGATAACGATGTGCGCGAGCTGCAACGAGCCTCAAAG GAAATCAACCGCAGCAATCGACGCATCATGAAACAAACCTTCGACTCGGATGTGCTGGAGATTCCAGAGAAGATCGAGACAGGGCCCAAGGCAAACCCATTAGCAATATCCTCAGCGAAACCACCTGCAGACAGCACCACCGaagacgatgacgaggaggacgaggatgaCTGGGAGAATATGTTTGATGAGAGCGGCGACTGTTTGGATCCCAAGATACTCCAAGAACTGAACGAGTCCGTGGGCAAGTGCAAGATAGAACTGCCTAAAATGGATTACACC CTCTTTCACATCAAACAACAATTGCTCAACGAGGAAGAGTTCCCCCACGTCCTGGAGGTGTCCAATTTCCCGGTAGAGTTCAAAACTCCTGACCTGCTCATGCTGTTCTCCCAGTACAAAGGCAGTGGCTTCGACATCAAATGGGTCGACGATACTCATGCCCTGGCTGTCTTTAGCAGTTCCCGCATCG CTGCTGAAGTCCTGACAATGGGGCATCCGTTTGTCAAGTTGAAGCCACTGGCCGAGGCCACACTAGAGTCGCGACTGAAGGCCAAGAAGTCGGGGGCTACCTCGCTGCAGCCCTATCGCCAGCGTCCGGAAACGTGCACAGCCCTGGCCCGGCGTCTAGTGTCCGGTGCTTTGGGAGTTAAGCTGCCAACGGCGCCGCAGGAGCGAGAGAACGAAAGGCGCGTACTACGTGAAGCCAAAG AACGTAAACTGTTAGCTGCCAAACAGCGGGACGAGGTCTGGGAGAGCTAG
- the LOC108075190 gene encoding coiled-coil domain-containing protein R3HCC1L isoform X2, producing the protein MAPAPVPAAAAITTSPTTAALPAVESPPVAEMNSSKADEGTNGQQPKSKKSRSHRDRRERGKKSAAEKSTVLVIAGTENDSESNQDNRPAKPVDCDKEIIMSGAQRTKPGSGHNKSASNGKQQTSPSLRIEDVAVARTTNGEEAAKCDNDVRELQRASKEINRSNRRIMKQTFDSDVLEIPEKIETGPKANPLAISSAKPPADSTTEDDDEEDEDDWENMFDESGDCLDPKILQELNESVGKCKIELPKMDYTLFHIKQQLLNEEEFPHVLEVSNFPVEFKTPDLLMLFSQYKGSGFDIKWVDDTHALAVFSSSRIAAEVLTMGHPFVKLKPLAEATLESRLKAKKSGATSLQPYRQRPETCTALARRLVSGALGVKLPTAPQERENERRVLREAKERKLLAAKQRDEVWES; encoded by the exons atggcGCCAGCACCAGtaccagcggcagcagcaattACAACATCACCAACGACAGCCGCTCTGCCGGCTGTGGAATCACCGCCAGTCGCAGAAATGAACTCGTCCAAAGCAGACGAAGGTACTAACGGTCAGCAGCCTAAATCGAAGAAATCCAGGTCGCATCGCGATCGCAGGGAACGCGGCAAGAAATCGGCAGCGGAAAAGTCCACTGTGCTTGTAATAGCAGGAACTGAAAACGACTCTGAATCAAACCAAGACAACCGACCGGCCAAGCCAGTGGACTGTGATAAGGAG ATCATCATGAGCGGCGCCCAGCGTACAAAGCCAGGCAGTGGCCATAATAAATCAGCCAGCAATGGCAAACAACAGACATCCCCGTCATTGCGCATTGAGGATGTGGCCGTGGCCAGGACCACCAATGGCGAGGAAGCGGCCAAATGTGATAACGATGTGCGCGAGCTGCAACGAGCCTCAAAG GAAATCAACCGCAGCAATCGACGCATCATGAAACAAACCTTCGACTCGGATGTGCTGGAGATTCCAGAGAAGATCGAGACAGGGCCCAAGGCAAACCCATTAGCAATATCCTCAGCGAAACCACCTGCAGACAGCACCACCGaagacgatgacgaggaggacgaggatgaCTGGGAGAATATGTTTGATGAGAGCGGCGACTGTTTGGATCCCAAGATACTCCAAGAACTGAACGAGTCCGTGGGCAAGTGCAAGATAGAACTGCCTAAAATGGATTACACC CTCTTTCACATCAAACAACAATTGCTCAACGAGGAAGAGTTCCCCCACGTCCTGGAGGTGTCCAATTTCCCGGTAGAGTTCAAAACTCCTGACCTGCTCATGCTGTTCTCCCAGTACAAAGGCAGTGGCTTCGACATCAAATGGGTCGACGATACTCATGCCCTGGCTGTCTTTAGCAGTTCCCGCATCG CTGCTGAAGTCCTGACAATGGGGCATCCGTTTGTCAAGTTGAAGCCACTGGCCGAGGCCACACTAGAGTCGCGACTGAAGGCCAAGAAGTCGGGGGCTACCTCGCTGCAGCCCTATCGCCAGCGTCCGGAAACGTGCACAGCCCTGGCCCGGCGTCTAGTGTCCGGTGCTTTGGGAGTTAAGCTGCCAACGGCGCCGCAGGAGCGAGAGAACGAAAGGCGCGTACTACGTGAAGCCAAAG AACGTAAACTGTTAGCTGCCAAACAGCGGGACGAGGTCTGGGAGAGCTAG
- the Prx4 gene encoding peroxiredoxin-2, protein MLKHLSILLLLAAAFVGAAKPEDNDSCYSFAGGSVYPAEEPKSDHQLQYTKAVISKPAPQFEGTAVVNKEIVKLSLTQYLGKYVVLLFYPLDFTFVCPTEIIAFSDRIAEFRKINTEVIGVSVDSHFTHLAWINTPRKEGGLGNVKIPLLSDLTHKISKDYGVYLESSGHALRGLFIIDQAGVLRQITMNDLPVGRSVDETIRLVQAFQFTDTHGEVCPAGWKPGADTIVPNPEEKTKYFAKNN, encoded by the exons ATGCTTAAGCACTTATCAATCCTACTGCTATTGGCGGCAGCATTTGTGGGGGCTGCCAAGCCGGAAGATAACGATTCGTGTTACTCCTTCGCCGGCGGATCCGTTTATCCCGCCGAGGAGCCCAAGAGCGATCATCAGCTGCAGTACACCAAGGCAGTCA TTTCCAAGCCAGCTCCACAGTTTGAGGGAACCGCTGTGGTGAACAAGGAGATTGTAAAGCTATCGCTAACCCAATATCTGGGCAAATACGTGGTGCTACTCTTTTATCCTTTGGATTT CACCTTTGTCTGCCCCACGGAGATCATTGCCTTTTCCGATCGCATCGCCGAGTTCCGGAAGATTAACACCGAGGTTATAGGTGTTAGTGTGGACTCGCACTTTACCCACTTGGCTTGGATCAATACACCGCGCAAGGAGGGCGGTCTGGGCAATGTGAAGATCCCCCTGCTCTCTGACTTGACGCACAAGATCAGCAAGGATTATGGCGTGTATCTGGAGTCCAGTGGTCATGCTTTGCGCGGCCTCTTTATCATCGATCAGGCTGGTGTGTTGCGGCAAATAACAATGAACGATCTGCCTGTGGGTCGATCAGTGGATGAGACCATCCGGCTGGTGCAGGCTTTCCAGTTTACGGATACCCATGGAGAGGTTTGTCCAGCGGGATGGAAACCTGGAGCCGATACG ATCGTCCCCAATCCGGAGGAGAAAACCAAGTACTTTGCTAAGAATAACTAA
- the scramb2 gene encoding phospholipid scramblase 1, which translates to MMQMKEYKEVPQDAPQDDTVVRQPVAGGMAGNGAENWMSIPVGMPNCPQGLEYLTALDQLLVSQKIEKLELLTGFETKNRFKVKNSLGQNVYSAFEESDCCTRNMLGRSRPFEMKILDNFQNEVLHLNRPFRCDILCCFPSCQNAVEVSAPPGQVIGTVEQVCTFMRPKFNIKNSFGDTVLHIEGPLCPCKCFSDTNFKVLSANNEEIGKITKQWSGLGRELFTDADYFSVTFPLNLDVRMKALVFAALFLIDVVYYEQ; encoded by the exons ATGATGCAGATGAAGGAATACAAGGAGGTGCCCCAGGATGCGCCTCAGGACGACACCGTCGTGCGCCAGCCGGTGGCCGGTGGCATGGCTGGCAACGGAGCTG AAAACTGGATGTCGATACCGGTGGGCATGCCCAATTGCCCCCAGGGCCTCGAATACTTGACCGCCTTGGACCAGCTGCTGGTGTCGCAGAAGATCGAGAAGCTGGAGCTACTTACCGGCTTCGAGACGAAGAATCGCTTCAAGGTGAAGAATTCGCTGGGGCAGAACGTCTACTCTGCCTTCGAGGAGAGCGACTGCTGCACAAGGAACATGCTTGGACGATCGCGTCCCTTTGAGATGAAGATTCTGGACAATTTCCAGAACGAGGTGCTCCATTTGAACCGTCCATTTCGTTGCGACATCCTTTGCTGCTTCCCCAGCTGCCAGAATGCCGTAGAGGTGTCGGCGCCACCTGGCCAGGTGATCGGCACAGTGGAGCAGGTCTGCACCTTTATGAGGCCCAAGTTTAACATAAAGAACTCGTTCGGCGACACCGTCCTGCACATCGAGGGACCCCTCTGCCCCTGCAAGTGTTTCAGCGATACCAATTTCAAG GTATTGAGCGCCAATAATGAGGAGATCGGCAAAATAACCAAACAATGGTCCGGCCTGGGCAGGGAGCTGTTCACCGATGCGGACTACTTCAGCGTGACGTTCCCCCTGAACTTGGATGTGCGCATGAAGGCACTCGTATTTGCAGCACTCTTCTTGATT gaCGTGGTATATTATGAGCAATAA